A part of Numenius arquata chromosome 2, bNumArq3.hap1.1, whole genome shotgun sequence genomic DNA contains:
- the ELK3 gene encoding ETS domain-containing protein Elk-3 isoform X1: protein MESAITLWQFLLQLLLDQKHEHLICWTSNDGEFKLLKAEEVAKLWGLRKNKTNMNYDKLSRALRYYYDKNIIKKVIGQKFVYKFVSFPEILKMDPHAVEISRESLLLQDSDCKMPSESRDQHKHSLSALKSTSRNEYIHSGLYSSFTINSLQNQPDPYKPIKTEKLEEKSEGNTPVEEVRTVIRFVTNKTDKQVMRPMVSLPSTSETAAASAFLSSSVSAKISSLMLPNSASISSPSSSSSRSPSLSPTSPLPTEHRSLFLESSCHDSDSLEPLNLSSGSKAKSPSLPPKAKKPKGLEISAPPMVLSSTDIGSIALNSPALPSGSLTPAFFTAQTPNGLLLTPSPLLSSIHFWSSLSPVAPLSPARLQGPNTLFQFPTLLNGHIPVPLPSLDGASSPVLLSPNAQKS, encoded by the exons ATGGAGAGTGCAATCACACTGTGGCAGTTCCTTTTGCAGTTGCTGCTAGACCAGAAACATGAGCACCTGATTTGCTGGACGTCTAATGATGGCGAATTCAAGCTACTCAAGGCAGAAGAAGTGGCAAAGCTGTGGGgactcagaaaaaacaaaactaatatGAATTATGACAAGCTGAGCCGAGCGCTCAGATACTATTATGACAAG AACATCATCAAGAAAGTGATCGGGCAAAAATTTGTGTACAAGTTTGTCTCCTTtcctgagattttaaaaatggatCCACATGCTGTAGAAATCAGCAGAGAGAGCCTTTTGCTGCAGGACAGCGACTGTAAGATGCCTTCCGAGAGCAGGGATCAGCACAAGCACAGCTTGTCAGCACTGAAAAGCACAAGCCGAAATGAATATATCCACTCTGGCCTGTACTCCTCTTTCACTATCAACTCTCTGCAGAACCAGCCAGACCCTTACAAGccaatcaaaacagaaaaactggAGGAGAAGTCAGAAGGAAACACACCAGTGGAAGAAGTTCGGACTGTTATAAGATTTGTgacaaacaaaacagacaaacaagTTATGAGGCCCATGGTGTCGTTGCCTTCCACTTCCGAAAcagcagctgcctctgctttTCTCAGCTCGTCAGTATCAGCTAAAATATCTTCCTTAATGCTACCCAACAGTGCCAGCATTTCATCTCCATCGTCGTCTTCCTCCAGGTCGCCGTCTCTGTCTCCCACCTCACCCCTCCCTACAGAACACAGGAGCCTCTTCCTTGAGTCCAGTTGCCACGACTCAGATTCCCTTGAGCCTCTGAACCTCTCCTCAGGCTCCAAGGCAAAATCTCCATCTCTTCCCCCAAAGGCTAAAAAACCCAAAGGCTTGGAAATCTCCGCCCCACCTATGGTTCTCTCCAGCACTGACATCGGTTCCATTGCCCTCAACAGCCCCGCGCTTCCTTCGGGATCCCTGACTCCAGCTTTCTTCACTGCACAG acCCCGAATGGATTATTGCTGACCCCAAGCCCGCTGCTGTCTAGCATTCATTTCTGGAGCAGCCTCAGTCCTGTTGCTCCTCTGAGtcctgccaggctgcagggacCAAACACTCTGTTCCAG TTTCCAACTCTGCTAAATGGTCACATACCAGTGCCGCTCCCCAGTCTGGATGGAGCCTCTTCTCCAGTACTGCTTTCTCCAAATGCTCAGAAATCCTGA
- the ELK3 gene encoding ETS domain-containing protein Elk-3 isoform X2, with product MESAITLWQFLLQLLLDQKHEHLICWTSNDGEFKLLKAEEVAKLWGLRKNKTNMNYDKLSRALRYYYDKNIIKKVIGQKFVYKFVSFPEILKMDPHAVEISRESLLLQDSDCKMPSESRDQHKHSLSALKSTSRNEYIHSGLYSSFTINSLQNQPDPYKPIKTEKLEEKSEGNTPVEEVRTVIRSLFLESSCHDSDSLEPLNLSSGSKAKSPSLPPKAKKPKGLEISAPPMVLSSTDIGSIALNSPALPSGSLTPAFFTAQTPNGLLLTPSPLLSSIHFWSSLSPVAPLSPARLQGPNTLFQFPTLLNGHIPVPLPSLDGASSPVLLSPNAQKS from the exons ATGGAGAGTGCAATCACACTGTGGCAGTTCCTTTTGCAGTTGCTGCTAGACCAGAAACATGAGCACCTGATTTGCTGGACGTCTAATGATGGCGAATTCAAGCTACTCAAGGCAGAAGAAGTGGCAAAGCTGTGGGgactcagaaaaaacaaaactaatatGAATTATGACAAGCTGAGCCGAGCGCTCAGATACTATTATGACAAG AACATCATCAAGAAAGTGATCGGGCAAAAATTTGTGTACAAGTTTGTCTCCTTtcctgagattttaaaaatggatCCACATGCTGTAGAAATCAGCAGAGAGAGCCTTTTGCTGCAGGACAGCGACTGTAAGATGCCTTCCGAGAGCAGGGATCAGCACAAGCACAGCTTGTCAGCACTGAAAAGCACAAGCCGAAATGAATATATCCACTCTGGCCTGTACTCCTCTTTCACTATCAACTCTCTGCAGAACCAGCCAGACCCTTACAAGccaatcaaaacagaaaaactggAGGAGAAGTCAGAAGGAAACACACCAGTGGAAGAAGTTCGGACTGTTAT CAGGAGCCTCTTCCTTGAGTCCAGTTGCCACGACTCAGATTCCCTTGAGCCTCTGAACCTCTCCTCAGGCTCCAAGGCAAAATCTCCATCTCTTCCCCCAAAGGCTAAAAAACCCAAAGGCTTGGAAATCTCCGCCCCACCTATGGTTCTCTCCAGCACTGACATCGGTTCCATTGCCCTCAACAGCCCCGCGCTTCCTTCGGGATCCCTGACTCCAGCTTTCTTCACTGCACAG acCCCGAATGGATTATTGCTGACCCCAAGCCCGCTGCTGTCTAGCATTCATTTCTGGAGCAGCCTCAGTCCTGTTGCTCCTCTGAGtcctgccaggctgcagggacCAAACACTCTGTTCCAG TTTCCAACTCTGCTAAATGGTCACATACCAGTGCCGCTCCCCAGTCTGGATGGAGCCTCTTCTCCAGTACTGCTTTCTCCAAATGCTCAGAAATCCTGA